One genomic region from Prunus persica cultivar Lovell chromosome G3, Prunus_persica_NCBIv2, whole genome shotgun sequence encodes:
- the LOC18782921 gene encoding transmembrane protein 97 — MGALVKLVDATLFVFFFVIALAAPLIDAQTCLPQSLFPNVLVQLKSWYARQYGDYLVTQKPHFFVGIVWLELLFQWPLSIANLYGILAAKSWFNTTCLIYGVSVFTSMVTILSELVQSGKASDKLLYMYFPFLGLGVLAILRGLLPPSSTTSSGIGKRPTLGRKKKA; from the exons ATGGGTGCTTTGGTGAAGCTTGTTGACGCCACactcttcgtcttcttcttcgtaATTGCGCTTGCAGCGCCCTTAATCGACGCGCAGACATGCCTGCCTCAGAGCCTCTTCCCAAACGTGTTGGTTCAGCTCAAGAGCTGGTACGCGCGCCAATATGGCGATTATCTCGTGACCCAGAAGCCCCATTTCTTTGTTGGGATCGTTTGGCTCGAGCTGCTCTTTCAGTGGCCTCTTTCAATTGCCAACCTGTACGGAATTTTAGCTGCCAAGTCTTGGTTCAACACCACCTGCTTGATCTATGGCGTTTCTGTGTTCACTTCCATG GTTACTATATTATCAGAACTGGTTCAGTCCGGCAAGGCTTCTGATAAGCTGTTGTATATGTACTTCCCTTTTCTGGGGTTAGGTGTTTTGGCCATACTGCGTGGGCTGCTGCCACCATCCAGCACGACCAGTTCGGGGATTGGCAAGAGACCTACATTGGGTAGGAAAAAGAAGGCTTGA
- the LOC18782977 gene encoding transmembrane protein 97 encodes MDALVKTIDAILFVMFAITAVNAVLIDVQLCLPASFFSSSLAELKNWYVREFEDYLGKEKPHFFLGLIWVELVFQWPLLVANLYGIWAAKPWYNTTCLAYGASFFTTMGAILAELIGSGKASNKMLKLYYPAMGFALLAILRGLLPPPSATSSTGGRGTTKRVGPPKNKKMI; translated from the exons ATGGATGCTTTAGTGAAGACAATCGACGCCATACTCTTTGTGATGTTTGCCATAACTGCAGTGAACGCGGTGCTGATAGACGTCCAGTTGTGTCTGCCAGCAAGCTTCTTCTCAAGCTCGCTGGCGGAGCTCAAAAACTGGTACGTCCGTGAGTTCGAGGATTATCTTGGCAAAGAGAAGCCTCATTTCTTCCTTGGCCTCATATGGGTTGAGCTCGTATTCCAGTGGCCTCTTCTGGTCGCCAACTTGTATGGGATTTGGGCCGCTAAACCATGGTACAACACCACCTGCTTGGCCTATGGCGCCTCTTTCTTCACCACCATG GGCGCTATATTAGCAGAGCTCATAGGGTCGGGCAAGGCATCTAATAAAATGTTAAAGTTGTACTACCCTGCTATGGGGTTTGCTCTCCTGGCCATCCTGCGGGGGCTGCTCCCTCCTCCGTCCGCCACTTCTTCAACCGGTGGCAGAGGAACAACCAAAAGGGTCGGCCCACCAAAGAATAAGAAGATGATTTAG